ACCCTGATAGGGGCGTGATCGCGGACATCCCCCAAGAGGACAAGCCGCTGGTCCTGGTCAGTTTCTACCGCTCTTACCTGACTTCGGCAGACACCGCCCCGGTGGATGCGCTGATCGCCGAGCTGCGCGCGCGCGGCTATGCCGCCTATGGCACCTTTGCCGCCAGCCTCAAGGCCCCCGCAGCCGCCGATTGGCTGGGAGCGGAACTCCCCCGGCTTGCCCCCGCCGCCATCATCAACGCCACCGCCTTTTCGGCGCAAGGCTCAGACGGGCGCCCGTCGCCGCTGAGCACAACAGGCTGCCCGGTGTTCCAGGTGGCGCTCTCCACCGCGCGGCGCAAGGACTGGGCCGAGGCGGCGCGGGGCCTGTCGCCCGCTGACCTTGCCATGCATGTGGTCCTGCCCGAGGTGGATGGCCGTATCATGGCGGGCGTGGTCAGCTTCAAGGCCCCGGCCAAGAAGGACCCCGACCTCCAGTATTCGCGCTTTGCCCACCGTGCCGATCCGGCCCGCGTGCGCGCCGCCGTGGACCGGATCGAAGGCTGGCTGCGGCTGGCCAAGCTCCGAAACAGCGACAAACGCCTGGCGCTGGTGCTTTCCACCTACCCGGGGCGCGACTACAACATCGCCCATGCGGTGGGCCTTGATGCGCTGGCTTCCTGCGAACAGCTACTGGGCGCTCTGGCCGATCAGGGCTACAGCGTCACGGCTGAAAACAATCTTGGCACCCGCCTCCGAGAGCAGCGCATCTCCCTGCCCTGTGAAGACTACAAGGCAGCGCTGAAATCATTGCCCGAAGCCCTGCAAGCCGACCTTCAGGCGGCCTGGGGTGCCCCCGAAGACGACCCGGATCTGCAGGATGGTGCCTTTCACATGAAGGCCCTCACCGCAGGCAAGGCGATCATCGCCCTGCAACCCGAACGGGGCGAGGTCACGACCCGCGTCGATGACTATCACGATCTGGACCGCACCCCGCGCCATGCCTATGTGGCCTTCTATCTCTGGCTCCAGCAACAGGTGAACGCGGTCCTCCACATTGGCGCCCATGGCACGCTGGAATGGCTGCCCGGAAAGGCGGTCGCCCTGTCTGACACCTGCTGGCCCGAGGCGCTGATCGGTGCCCTGCCAGTGATCTATCCCTTCATCGTCAACGATCCCGGCGAGGCCGCACAAGCCAAACGGCGCATCGCCGGTGTGACCGTGGGCCACCTGCCGCCGCCACTGGCGCAGACCACCCTGCCAGACGGCATGGCACGGCTGGAAAGCCTCTTGGATGAGTATTCAACCGCCGATGGTCTGGACCCAGCCCGCCGCGACCGTCTGATCGAAGATATCCGCGCCGAGGCGCAAGGAACCGGTGTCGAGGCGGATCTGGGCCTTACCCCCGACTGCTCCGCTGCCGAGGCGATCACCCGCATCGATGCCTTTGTCTGCGACATCAAGGAAAGCCAGTACGGCGAGGGCCTGCACATCTTTGGCACCGGCCAGTGCGGACCACAGGAAATCACCGGGGTGATGGATGCGCTCTCGGGGCGGCTGGTGGCCCCCGGCCCTTCTGGCTCTCCCTTTCGCGGGCGCACGGACGTGATCCCCACCGGGCGCAACCTCTTTACCACCGATCCACGGGCGCTGCCCTCGCGGGCGGCGCATGCGCAGGGGGTCAAGCTGGCGGAAGAGCTGCTGCGCCGCCATCTTCAGGACCACGGCGACTGGCCACGGGGGCTGGTGATTGATCTATGGGGATCGGCGACCATGCGCACCGCGGGCGAGGAATTCGCCATGGCGCTACATCTGGCAGGCCTTGCGCCAAAATGGGATGAAGGCTCTGAACGGGTCTCGGGCTTTGAGGTTCTGCCGCTCTCCATGCTGAACCGTCCCCGCATCGATGTGACCCTGCGCGTCTCGGGCCTGTTCCGCGATGTCTTTCCCGGCCTTGCCCAGATGTTCGAGACCGCTGCCGCCGCTCTGGCGGAGCGGGGCGAGGCCAAGACCGACAACCCCTACCTGACAGAGGTGCCGCGCGTCTTTGGCCCGAAACCCGGCCAATACGGTCTCTCCATGGGCGCACATCTGGACGATTACTCGGACGAGGCCCGCGCCGCCGCGGGCGAGGCCTGGCTCAATGCCTCCTCCCATGCCATCGACGCCAAGGGCGAGATTGCCGAGGCCCGCACCGCGCTGGAAGACCGCCTGAAGGGCGCCGACAGTTTTGTGCATCTTCAGGACCTGCCGGAAACCGATCTTCTGGTCGCATCGGATTACGCTGCGCATGAGGCAGGCTTTGCCGCCGCCATGGCCCGTATCGGGCAAAAAGCGCCCGCACTATACCATATGGACGCCA
This genomic stretch from Phaeobacter gallaeciensis harbors:
- the cobN gene encoding cobaltochelatase subunit CobN gives rise to the protein MHVVFRESHGLEATDRPFDVGQDPAELIVLSFSDSDLGAFAAGWHRAGGKLPSCRLANLVALKHPLSVDTYAEQTLEGAKGVLVRLIGGESYWPYGLATLQDLARRKGIALAILPADGCEDPRLDELSTLPVSTLRRLQALCDAGGAVASQAALAQLALAAGLYAGPVPGMKTTPDYGYYDPDRGVIADIPQEDKPLVLVSFYRSYLTSADTAPVDALIAELRARGYAAYGTFAASLKAPAAADWLGAELPRLAPAAIINATAFSAQGSDGRPSPLSTTGCPVFQVALSTARRKDWAEAARGLSPADLAMHVVLPEVDGRIMAGVVSFKAPAKKDPDLQYSRFAHRADPARVRAAVDRIEGWLRLAKLRNSDKRLALVLSTYPGRDYNIAHAVGLDALASCEQLLGALADQGYSVTAENNLGTRLREQRISLPCEDYKAALKSLPEALQADLQAAWGAPEDDPDLQDGAFHMKALTAGKAIIALQPERGEVTTRVDDYHDLDRTPRHAYVAFYLWLQQQVNAVLHIGAHGTLEWLPGKAVALSDTCWPEALIGALPVIYPFIVNDPGEAAQAKRRIAGVTVGHLPPPLAQTTLPDGMARLESLLDEYSTADGLDPARRDRLIEDIRAEAQGTGVEADLGLTPDCSAAEAITRIDAFVCDIKESQYGEGLHIFGTGQCGPQEITGVMDALSGRLVAPGPSGSPFRGRTDVIPTGRNLFTTDPRALPSRAAHAQGVKLAEELLRRHLQDHGDWPRGLVIDLWGSATMRTAGEEFAMALHLAGLAPKWDEGSERVSGFEVLPLSMLNRPRIDVTLRVSGLFRDVFPGLAQMFETAAAALAERGEAKTDNPYLTEVPRVFGPKPGQYGLSMGAHLDDYSDEARAAAGEAWLNASSHAIDAKGEIAEARTALEDRLKGADSFVHLQDLPETDLLVASDYAAHEAGFAAAMARIGQKAPALYHMDATRPDTPQARSLSEEIARVTRARAANPDWATSMMRHGFRGGAEIAATLDHMAAFAHLAQAVPPHLFDLYFEATLGRDDLVEFLERENPNALAALRDRFRALAEADLWVTRRNSIIAELEGAP